A window from Candidatus Atribacteria bacterium encodes these proteins:
- a CDS encoding aldehyde ferredoxin oxidoreductase produces MKWIMRVNMRNGKIEKCKVTSEEEHWGGRLLISKLLLREAPPTCESLGRYNKLIFSSGLIADTAITTTGQLSIGGKSPLTGGVKESNVGGSAGKKIANLGIKALVIEDTPKEILTQCLLLSSNKAEIINIPELKHKTVGDTIKIIRKKFGSSVGIISIGPAGEMKLYGSGIAVTDDKDIQLRYAARGGLGALMGSKGLKAIIIDDTKTEKPEYFDSGLLKKTGKEIIQFLKKDPKTENRHMYGTPAITQMANELGLLPTRNFSSGNFEDIQNINGERVREVILKRDGEGRAGHFCVTGCAIKCCNVFPDVKGRKIVSSIQYENIVLLGPNCGIGDLDDIAEMNNLCNQVGVDAIETGAALGVLMEAGEIEFGDAEAAKDVIRQIGKGSYLGRIIGNGVSLTGQVFGVRRIPAIKGQAIPAYDPRALKGNGVTYFTSPMGADHTAGNTFGSAGKINPLSGTGQIEDSMKLQLRVALLDTLGLCLFVRPPFVKHPEFYISLLKGRYGWELELKDIKKIAEDVLQTEREFNRKAGVSEEFWSFPEFMKEEPLPPNNTVFDISQEKMKRIWDVKIPIDEF; encoded by the coding sequence ATGAAATGGATAATGAGAGTAAATATGCGAAATGGAAAAATTGAAAAATGCAAAGTTACGTCCGAAGAAGAACACTGGGGTGGTCGCTTATTAATCTCCAAGTTACTCTTAAGAGAAGCGCCTCCTACTTGTGAATCACTGGGTCGTTACAATAAATTAATATTTTCCTCAGGTCTGATTGCTGATACAGCAATCACTACTACTGGTCAACTTTCTATTGGAGGCAAGAGTCCTTTGACAGGTGGAGTTAAAGAGAGTAATGTCGGAGGGTCTGCAGGTAAGAAAATCGCCAATTTAGGTATCAAGGCTTTAGTGATCGAAGATACCCCAAAGGAGATCTTAACTCAGTGCTTGCTTCTATCTTCTAACAAAGCTGAGATCATTAATATACCTGAACTAAAGCATAAAACTGTCGGAGATACCATTAAGATCATCAGAAAAAAATTTGGATCAAGCGTTGGTATTATCAGTATCGGACCAGCGGGGGAGATGAAGCTTTATGGTTCAGGGATTGCGGTTACCGATGACAAAGATATTCAACTTAGATATGCTGCTAGAGGTGGCCTTGGGGCATTGATGGGCTCTAAAGGATTAAAGGCTATTATTATTGATGATACCAAGACTGAAAAACCTGAGTATTTTGATTCAGGCTTGTTAAAAAAGACGGGAAAAGAAATAATCCAGTTTTTAAAGAAAGACCCCAAAACTGAGAATAGACATATGTATGGAACCCCCGCTATTACGCAAATGGCCAATGAGCTTGGCTTATTACCTACCAGAAATTTTTCTTCTGGAAATTTTGAAGACATTCAAAATATTAACGGCGAGAGAGTAAGAGAGGTTATTTTAAAACGTGATGGTGAAGGTCGTGCTGGTCATTTTTGTGTCACTGGATGTGCCATAAAGTGCTGTAATGTGTTTCCAGATGTAAAAGGGAGAAAGATTGTATCTTCAATCCAATATGAGAATATAGTTCTTTTAGGTCCAAATTGTGGTATCGGTGACCTGGATGATATAGCGGAAATGAATAATTTATGTAATCAAGTTGGTGTAGATGCAATAGAAACAGGAGCCGCTTTAGGTGTTTTAATGGAAGCAGGAGAGATTGAATTTGGAGATGCCGAAGCAGCAAAGGATGTGATACGTCAGATCGGAAAAGGCTCTTATCTTGGCCGTATTATAGGAAACGGAGTAAGTCTGACCGGTCAAGTTTTTGGAGTAAGAAGAATTCCCGCGATAAAAGGGCAAGCCATACCTGCTTATGACCCAAGAGCTTTAAAAGGTAATGGCGTAACTTACTTTACCTCACCAATGGGAGCAGATCATACAGCCGGAAATACTTTTGGATCTGCTGGGAAAATTAATCCCTTAAGTGGTACGGGGCAAATAGAAGATTCAATGAAATTACAATTACGAGTAGCACTTTTAGATACACTTGGGCTTTGTTTATTTGTAAGACCTCCATTTGTAAAGCACCCTGAATTTTATATATCTCTTTTAAAAGGTAGATATGGATGGGAATTGGAATTAAAAGATATCAAAAAAATTGCCGAAGATGTATTACAAACAGAAAGAGAGTTTAATAGAAAAGCAGGTGTCTCTGAAGAA